A section of the Paenibacillus yonginensis genome encodes:
- a CDS encoding YveK family protein, whose translation MEKTILDYVHIIQKKLWIIFVFVLIACATTYYVSKTFVTPVYAASGQLIVNSINPAQGSNNLNDLNTSLNLVQSYKEIMESPKILGEVVTRYPELGLTEDELAKKLEVKVSEKSQVMNLKATDESYSRAAGIVNAVSATFIDAIPSLMNLNNVKLLTSANAEQPGAPVNGSVVMNLLISFVVSLMVAIGVILFLESINDTVRTEKEAEEWYGVPVIASVPMMSRKQAGKPSAKITGRVEEPSYAAFK comes from the coding sequence ATGGAGAAAACGATTTTGGATTATGTCCATATCATCCAAAAAAAGCTCTGGATCATATTCGTCTTCGTATTGATCGCTTGTGCAACCACCTATTATGTGAGCAAGACGTTTGTTACTCCGGTTTACGCTGCTTCCGGTCAGTTGATCGTTAATTCTATCAATCCTGCCCAGGGAAGCAACAATTTGAACGATCTAAATACAAGCTTGAATTTAGTCCAGAGCTACAAGGAAATTATGGAGTCGCCCAAAATTCTGGGCGAGGTCGTCACCCGTTACCCGGAGCTTGGATTAACGGAAGATGAACTGGCCAAGAAGCTGGAAGTGAAGGTTTCTGAGAAAAGCCAGGTCATGAACCTGAAGGCAACGGATGAAAGCTATTCCAGAGCGGCCGGGATTGTCAACGCGGTGTCCGCAACTTTTATCGACGCCATCCCGTCGCTGATGAATTTGAATAATGTGAAGCTGCTTACGTCGGCAAATGCCGAGCAGCCTGGCGCTCCGGTCAACGGAAGCGTGGTAATGAATCTGCTGATCAGCTTTGTTGTCTCCTTGATGGTTGCGATCGGCGTCATTCTTTTCCTTGAAAGCATCAATGACACGGTGCGGACGGAAAAGGAAGCCGAGGAGTGGTATGGGGTTCCGGTCATCGCAAGCGTTCCGATGATGTCGAGAAAGCAGGCCGGCAAACCTTCCGCCAAAATCACAGGAAGAGTGGAGGAACCGTCTTATGCTGCGTTTAAATGA
- a CDS encoding CpsD/CapB family tyrosine-protein kinase, translated as MLRLNDSLVSERNPASAAAESVRSLRVYIRQHLQSAGKDSTVLMLTSANEGEGKTLLVANLAVSFAQEGKRVCVIDANLRKPALHLAFGLNNGGNGLSDYLRGACEAEAAIRPSSIPDLDVITAGAAPWNPAELLSGERTEQLLAHLKQQYEIVLLDSAGVLGCIDARVLASQADGAVLVVRYGRTKRTAVSKAKQYMDQAGVPLLGIAMNQVK; from the coding sequence ATGCTGCGTTTAAATGACAGCCTGGTGTCCGAACGAAATCCTGCTTCGGCAGCAGCGGAATCGGTCAGGTCGCTGCGGGTATATATCCGCCAGCATTTGCAAAGTGCCGGGAAGGACAGTACCGTCCTGATGCTGACTTCAGCCAATGAAGGAGAAGGGAAAACGCTGCTGGTCGCCAATCTGGCCGTATCTTTTGCCCAAGAAGGCAAAAGGGTCTGCGTGATTGACGCCAATTTGCGGAAACCGGCTCTTCATCTGGCTTTTGGCCTAAACAACGGAGGAAACGGGCTATCCGACTACTTGAGAGGCGCCTGTGAAGCAGAGGCGGCCATCCGGCCCAGCTCGATTCCGGATTTGGACGTGATCACGGCAGGGGCTGCGCCTTGGAACCCGGCTGAGCTGCTGTCCGGCGAACGAACGGAGCAGCTGCTTGCCCATCTGAAGCAGCAATACGAAATCGTGCTGCTGGACTCCGCCGGTGTACTCGGCTGCATTGATGCCCGCGTCCTGGCCTCGCAGGCCGACGGCGCCGTCCTTGTCGTAAGGTATGGCCGGACGAAACGTACAGCTGTCAGCAAAGCCAAGCAATACATGGATCAGGCCGGCGTTCCACTGCTCGGCATTGCCATGAATCAGGTCAAATAA
- the galU gene encoding UTP--glucose-1-phosphate uridylyltransferase GalU, which yields MMKKVKKAIIPAAGLGTRFLPATKAMPKEMLPIINKPTIQYIVEEAIESGIEDIIIVTGKGKRAIEDHFDNAFELESRLLEDGKLELLKEVQRSAKVDIHYIRQKEPKGLGHAVWCARRFIGDEPFGVLLGDDIVTGQKPCLRQLIDQYEETQNSVIGVQQVPDDLTHRYGIIEPDFQQDRLYRVNNFVEKPSPGTAPSNLAIMGRYVFTPKIFKYLDLQEKGVGGEIQLTDAIQKLNQSERVYAYDFEGTRFDVGERLGYILTTLEFAMQSEDLRYPVLDAMAEYLERIEQRTTMIG from the coding sequence ATGATGAAAAAAGTTAAAAAGGCAATCATCCCCGCTGCAGGTCTTGGCACACGTTTCCTGCCGGCAACGAAAGCAATGCCGAAGGAAATGCTCCCGATCATCAATAAACCGACGATTCAGTATATCGTCGAAGAAGCGATAGAATCCGGCATCGAAGATATCATCATCGTAACCGGCAAAGGCAAACGGGCAATCGAAGATCACTTCGACAATGCCTTTGAGCTGGAATCCCGGCTGCTTGAGGACGGCAAGCTGGAGCTGCTGAAAGAGGTTCAGCGGTCAGCAAAGGTGGATATCCACTATATCCGCCAGAAAGAACCGAAAGGCCTTGGTCATGCCGTCTGGTGCGCGCGCCGCTTCATCGGCGACGAGCCGTTTGGCGTGCTGCTCGGGGACGACATTGTGACCGGCCAGAAACCGTGTCTGCGCCAGCTGATTGATCAATATGAAGAAACCCAAAATTCGGTGATTGGCGTCCAGCAGGTTCCCGATGATTTGACCCACCGCTACGGCATTATTGAGCCTGATTTCCAGCAGGACCGCTTGTATCGCGTTAACAACTTCGTTGAGAAGCCCTCCCCAGGTACGGCGCCTTCTAATCTGGCGATTATGGGACGTTATGTATTTACCCCAAAAATCTTTAAATATCTCGATCTGCAGGAAAAAGGTGTCGGCGGCGAAATTCAGCTGACCGATGCGATTCAGAAGCTGAATCAAAGCGAACGCGTTTATGCTTACGACTTTGAGGGAACCCGCTTCGACGTGGGCGAACGTCTGGGCTATATTCTGACAACATTGGAATTTGCGATGCAAAGCGAAGATTTGCGTTACCCGGTATTGGATGCTATGGCGGAGTATTTAGAGCGGATAGAACAAAGAACAACCATGATCGGTTGA
- a CDS encoding sugar transferase, which yields MPKPNLPEEMDYAMPTQNVFYARYEESKTESKSDPGPMYHFLKRFLDIVLSCIGLVLTAPVFLIAAICIKVEDPGGKVFFKQTRIGKNERPFEMYKFRSMVSNAEELKKELMKYNEVSGAMFKMKNDPRITRTGRFLRKTSIDELPQLWNVLLGNMSLVGPRPPLPDEVAQYTEYHKQRLKVIPGCTGYWQVGARNSVGFDEMVQMDLKYIKDRCIRLDLKIIMLTGLRILNSKDAY from the coding sequence ATGCCTAAGCCTAACCTTCCCGAAGAAATGGACTATGCCATGCCCACGCAAAATGTATTTTATGCCCGATACGAGGAATCCAAAACAGAGTCCAAGTCAGATCCCGGACCCATGTATCACTTTTTGAAAAGGTTCCTGGACATTGTGCTTTCCTGTATCGGTCTGGTGCTGACTGCGCCGGTATTTCTGATCGCAGCGATCTGCATCAAAGTAGAGGACCCGGGCGGCAAAGTCTTTTTCAAACAGACACGGATCGGCAAAAACGAGCGCCCCTTCGAAATGTATAAGTTCAGATCCATGGTCTCCAACGCTGAAGAGCTGAAGAAAGAGCTTATGAAATACAACGAGGTCAGCGGAGCCATGTTCAAGATGAAAAATGATCCCCGCATTACGCGCACCGGACGTTTTCTCCGCAAGACGAGCATCGACGAGCTTCCCCAGCTCTGGAACGTGCTGCTTGGCAATATGAGCCTGGTAGGTCCGCGGCCTCCTCTGCCTGACGAGGTAGCTCAATATACGGAATATCATAAGCAGCGGCTGAAGGTCATTCCCGGCTGCACGGGCTACTGGCAGGTCGGAGCGCGAAACAGCGTCGGTTTTGATGAAATGGTGCAGATGGATCTGAAATATATCAAGGACCGCTGCATCCGGCTGGACCTCAAAATCATCATGCTGACCGGCTTGAGAATTCTTAACTCTAAAGATGCCTATTAA
- a CDS encoding glycosyltransferase, with protein MPDRNKQPALSIIICTYNRAALLCQTLESLKDLRGVEQAEIIVVDNRSTDDTREVAGRFVNRGVLPAPCRYVFEPVQGLSAARNAGIIAAQAELIAFLDDDAIPSAGWLEAILTTFEQRPEVNAMGGKIHPRFESERPGWLSGPFELPYTIVDLGNAVREYPSSMHPYGANMAMRRTVFDEGMFPLELGRKGSLLLSGEETWIFEQIRRSGGKTIYHPEMEVEHFIPSSRLNKEWIMRRYYFQGISNGMKREGFGSTCYLLGKTAAKVLYVSVSRWFARNETARLLNQCRMESIRGTLHTVLSRGGEPGTE; from the coding sequence ATGCCTGACAGGAATAAACAACCAGCGCTTTCGATTATCATCTGCACTTACAACCGGGCTGCCCTGCTGTGCCAAACCCTGGAATCCCTGAAAGATCTCCGGGGGGTGGAGCAGGCTGAAATTATCGTGGTGGACAACCGCTCTACCGACGATACCCGCGAGGTGGCAGGCCGGTTCGTGAATCGCGGCGTGCTGCCGGCTCCCTGCCGCTATGTGTTTGAGCCAGTTCAAGGCTTGTCGGCGGCGCGCAATGCCGGAATTATAGCGGCGCAAGCGGAGCTGATTGCTTTTCTCGATGACGACGCCATTCCTTCGGCCGGCTGGCTCGAGGCTATTTTAACCACCTTTGAGCAGAGGCCCGAGGTGAACGCCATGGGCGGGAAAATCCATCCGCGGTTCGAAAGCGAACGCCCCGGCTGGCTGTCGGGACCGTTTGAGCTCCCTTATACGATTGTGGATTTGGGAAATGCCGTCAGGGAATATCCCTCCTCCATGCATCCTTATGGAGCGAATATGGCGATGCGCCGGACAGTTTTTGATGAAGGGATGTTCCCGCTGGAGCTGGGGCGCAAGGGCAGTCTGCTGCTGTCCGGGGAAGAGACCTGGATCTTTGAGCAGATCCGCCGCTCGGGCGGCAAAACGATTTACCACCCGGAGATGGAGGTGGAGCATTTTATTCCCTCCAGCCGGCTGAACAAGGAATGGATCATGAGGCGTTATTATTTTCAAGGCATATCAAACGGGATGAAGCGGGAGGGGTTCGGCTCCACCTGTTATCTGCTCGGCAAGACGGCGGCCAAAGTGCTGTACGTATCCGTGAGCAGGTGGTTTGCCCGGAATGAAACCGCAAGACTGTTAAATCAATGCCGAATGGAGAGCATCCGCGGAACCCTGCATACCGTGCTGAGCCGCGGAGGGGAACCAGGGACGGAGTAA
- a CDS encoding O-antigen ligase family protein: protein MINEWWAGRRSMYPVGAGVIVLLSALLLGGAVIYQPGACAALAVLVLLLAFTIRHPHRISYLVLLSTALSVDYLYSGSLFGIEILSLYKLAILALLVPCILIYGISLKFIYPVLALFALLVITFFFSTWLPQLTASIAIKSFIGLSLPFVFLLIKWRKEVAERQMKIICLLPIVSVGVGAVLQLLHLHELLDVEFTGAVRLQGANIPPHLAMLSFLGTAVPFVELKRGGANPKFLYTVMAVNFGILIATGTRGPILALVFLALYYFYDLAREYLKGKVQLIIPLLGGMAVIIAAAALQWDNMKKRSFERSTDDAVDLSGRSEAWAYFLKQVDGHTLAGRGLGSVTVANDGTLFEGFVVPHNEYIRFYVDTGYTGAVLLFLSLFIIFWKIYKVLPSAVKPYYLGLILAFLIYSFSDNTLSTVQFIIPFCWYLNGLYRYSRPGSTDSS from the coding sequence ATGATCAACGAATGGTGGGCAGGAAGACGAAGTATGTATCCGGTAGGCGCGGGGGTCATCGTTCTCCTGTCAGCCCTGCTGCTTGGCGGCGCCGTCATTTATCAGCCCGGAGCCTGCGCAGCGCTTGCCGTTCTGGTTCTCCTGCTGGCGTTTACAATCCGGCATCCTCATCGCATCAGCTATCTGGTCCTGCTTTCAACGGCTTTGTCCGTTGATTACCTTTACAGCGGCTCGCTGTTTGGTATTGAAATTTTATCGCTGTACAAATTGGCGATTCTGGCGCTGCTGGTGCCTTGTATTTTGATTTACGGCATTTCGCTGAAATTCATATACCCGGTACTGGCGCTGTTTGCGCTGCTGGTCATTACCTTCTTTTTCTCCACTTGGCTGCCGCAGCTAACGGCATCGATTGCGATTAAGTCGTTTATCGGACTTTCACTGCCGTTTGTATTCCTGCTTATTAAATGGAGGAAAGAAGTAGCCGAGCGGCAGATGAAGATCATTTGCCTGCTTCCCATCGTAAGCGTCGGCGTCGGCGCCGTGCTGCAGCTGCTTCATCTGCACGAGCTGCTGGACGTCGAATTCACGGGAGCGGTTCGGCTGCAGGGCGCCAACATTCCGCCGCATCTTGCCATGCTGTCGTTTCTCGGCACTGCGGTTCCTTTTGTAGAGCTGAAGCGGGGCGGAGCGAACCCGAAATTTCTGTATACCGTGATGGCAGTCAATTTCGGGATTTTGATCGCGACGGGCACCCGGGGACCGATTCTGGCGCTGGTCTTCCTGGCGCTCTATTATTTCTACGATTTGGCGCGGGAATATTTGAAAGGCAAAGTCCAGCTGATCATTCCCCTGCTCGGCGGCATGGCCGTGATTATCGCAGCCGCTGCGCTGCAGTGGGACAATATGAAGAAACGCTCCTTCGAGAGATCGACGGATGATGCCGTAGACCTCTCGGGGCGATCGGAAGCGTGGGCCTATTTCCTGAAACAGGTGGACGGCCATACGCTGGCGGGCAGGGGGCTGGGCTCCGTAACGGTAGCTAATGACGGCACCTTATTCGAAGGGTTTGTTGTCCCGCACAACGAGTATATCCGGTTCTATGTAGATACCGGGTATACCGGGGCGGTACTGCTGTTTCTGTCCCTCTTCATCATCTTCTGGAAGATTTACAAGGTGCTTCCGTCCGCCGTCAAGCCGTATTATCTCGGATTGATTCTGGCGTTCCTGATTTATTCATTCTCTGACAACACGCTTTCTACCGTGCAGTTCATTATTCCGTTCTGCTGGTACCTAAACGGTCTGTACCGTTATTCCAGGCCCGGGTCAACCGATTCCTCTTAA
- a CDS encoding WecB/TagA/CpsF family glycosyltransferase, which translates to MSQVNLFDVNFNNYDFADLLDYIDDSIQNRKHSYILTCNVDHLIKLRKDSEFRNVYSKAGAIVADGMPIIWASRLLGSPLKQKVSGSDLFHRLGSDFEKRKYRLFFLGSASGVPEMASRNLKRQFPGINVVGCYSPSYGFEKNPEENEYIVRMLIETRPDIVFVGVGAPKQEKWIYRNYLEYQAPVSIGVGATFDFLSGSVKRAPNFMQKAGFEWFWRLAQEPRRLWKRYLIDDSQFVALLMKEYFKQGKRRREGAEMLNSADDHE; encoded by the coding sequence ATGAGCCAAGTTAATCTGTTTGATGTCAATTTCAATAACTACGATTTCGCTGATCTGCTGGATTACATCGACGATTCGATCCAGAACCGGAAACATTCCTATATCCTGACCTGCAACGTGGATCACTTGATCAAGCTGCGCAAGGATTCAGAGTTCAGAAACGTTTATTCGAAAGCAGGAGCCATCGTGGCCGACGGCATGCCGATTATTTGGGCCTCTCGTCTGTTGGGCAGTCCGCTGAAGCAGAAAGTATCAGGCTCGGACCTGTTCCACCGGCTCGGGAGCGATTTTGAGAAACGGAAATATCGTTTGTTCTTCCTGGGTTCCGCCAGCGGAGTCCCGGAAATGGCGAGCCGCAATCTGAAACGGCAGTTTCCAGGCATTAACGTGGTTGGCTGTTATTCGCCTTCCTATGGCTTTGAGAAAAATCCGGAGGAGAACGAATATATCGTCCGCATGCTGATCGAAACCCGGCCGGACATTGTATTCGTCGGTGTAGGTGCGCCCAAGCAGGAGAAATGGATTTATCGGAATTACCTGGAATACCAGGCGCCGGTCTCCATCGGCGTAGGCGCCACCTTCGACTTTCTGTCCGGCTCCGTCAAGCGGGCTCCCAATTTCATGCAGAAAGCGGGTTTTGAATGGTTCTGGCGGCTTGCCCAGGAGCCGCGGCGGCTATGGAAAAGATATCTGATTGACGATTCCCAGTTTGTGGCGCTGCTGATGAAAGAGTATTTCAAACAAGGTAAACGGAGAAGGGAGGGAGCGGAGATGCTGAATTCCGCGGATGACCATGAGTAA
- a CDS encoding VanZ family protein, with product MSKPARVLWLPAAVMLLIFLFSSQSYEQQTIKKPLADWLGSGSISRHLSGLTIHYGSQTVDGKTEGSAAVAEFLLRKCAHLLEYAILGFCLIWAIRTFLKPGLPKAAAAAVFASAGYASLDEFHQLFVKDRGPHPEDVLLDTTGALIGLLCYIGWEKLKARRMKAGSGGDRRTL from the coding sequence ATGAGTAAGCCGGCCCGCGTGCTGTGGCTGCCTGCAGCGGTCATGCTGCTGATCTTCCTGTTCTCGTCCCAGTCCTACGAGCAGCAAACCATTAAGAAGCCGCTTGCGGACTGGCTGGGGAGCGGCAGCATCAGCCGTCATCTCTCCGGCTTGACCATCCATTACGGGTCGCAAACGGTGGATGGCAAAACCGAAGGCTCGGCGGCAGTAGCCGAATTTTTGCTCCGTAAATGCGCTCATTTGCTGGAGTATGCCATTTTGGGCTTCTGCCTGATTTGGGCCATTCGGACCTTTCTTAAGCCGGGACTGCCGAAGGCGGCGGCGGCCGCGGTTTTCGCCAGTGCAGGTTATGCTTCTTTGGATGAATTCCACCAGCTCTTCGTCAAAGACCGCGGTCCTCATCCGGAGGATGTGCTGCTGGATACGACCGGCGCTTTGATCGGGCTGCTTTGCTATATCGGCTGGGAGAAGCTGAAAGCCAGACGGATGAAAGCCGGATCTGGCGGAGACAGGAGGACGTTATGA
- a CDS encoding O-antigen ligase family protein, whose translation MKPLDSLVRYVRSRDQAFWLTVAAWAACTLLPFAIGSVSAKLSPALSQQGLLLLLLLFPAFLLALNGSKYLVTYTLFVWAIGPEIRRISDWLGGEYTSVSVLSLAPLLASSMTMIPVLRGIHRMEKSGRKVLLYFGAALLYGSVIGLARNGTSFVYDLANYAIPMLLLPFFAIRRFSSAEADNILSGYANIAVLVSVYGIVQYLVVPPWDAFWMTHVEMNSIGLPEPLEVRVFSTLNSPGPAAGFLACALVPMVLEKRWRGSLGWIGVLLVAFCLLTTLVRSSWLMIIVMLLVYIASSPSRRKWRTLLQLAVVALVLTWALPKLPGAEGLTARMQTLGSIEEDHSYNERLDLLNTMLPTVLHNPAGQGIGSVGTGTKLGNDGELGEYGIMDNGFLALLLTFGIAGGLCFFGALGLVGRSVIVSVLRKGTMQLYARLALAVWAGAVASLFSDNGFPGLRGYLIWMLIGIGLGAGSSAADRKEESYGAVQREVVPRQERIQHVRPIRQK comes from the coding sequence ATGAAACCGTTGGATTCCTTGGTTCGATATGTGCGAAGTCGGGACCAGGCCTTCTGGCTGACGGTAGCCGCCTGGGCTGCCTGCACGCTGCTGCCTTTTGCCATCGGTTCGGTCAGCGCTAAGCTGAGTCCGGCTTTGAGCCAGCAGGGGCTACTGCTGCTTCTGCTGCTGTTTCCGGCCTTTCTGCTCGCTTTAAACGGTTCGAAATATTTAGTGACCTATACCTTGTTTGTCTGGGCTATCGGTCCGGAAATCCGCAGAATATCCGATTGGCTGGGCGGAGAATACACCTCTGTCTCCGTGCTTAGCCTGGCACCGCTCCTGGCCAGCTCGATGACGATGATCCCGGTGCTCCGCGGCATTCACCGCATGGAGAAGTCCGGCAGGAAGGTGCTGCTCTATTTCGGAGCCGCCCTTCTCTATGGAAGTGTAATCGGGCTTGCGAGGAACGGAACAAGCTTTGTGTACGACTTGGCCAATTATGCGATACCCATGCTGCTGCTGCCGTTTTTTGCGATCAGACGGTTCAGCTCGGCGGAGGCGGACAACATCCTGTCCGGTTATGCCAACATTGCGGTGCTGGTGTCCGTGTACGGGATCGTTCAGTATCTGGTTGTCCCGCCTTGGGATGCGTTCTGGATGACCCATGTGGAGATGAACTCCATTGGCCTGCCGGAACCTCTGGAGGTCAGGGTGTTCTCTACCCTCAATTCGCCGGGTCCTGCCGCCGGATTCCTGGCTTGTGCCCTGGTGCCCATGGTGCTGGAGAAAAGGTGGAGAGGCAGCCTCGGCTGGATTGGCGTACTGCTGGTCGCCTTCTGCCTGCTGACGACGCTGGTCCGTTCTTCCTGGCTCATGATTATCGTGATGCTGCTGGTCTACATTGCTTCATCTCCTTCCAGGCGGAAATGGAGAACGCTGCTCCAGCTTGCCGTAGTCGCGCTTGTTCTGACCTGGGCGCTGCCCAAGCTGCCTGGAGCGGAAGGTTTGACGGCCAGAATGCAAACGCTGGGCTCCATTGAAGAAGACCATTCCTATAACGAGCGGCTGGACCTGCTGAATACGATGCTGCCAACGGTGCTTCACAACCCGGCCGGGCAGGGCATCGGCAGCGTAGGAACCGGAACCAAGCTGGGGAATGATGGCGAGCTTGGGGAATACGGCATTATGGACAATGGGTTTCTCGCCCTGCTGCTCACTTTCGGGATTGCAGGCGGACTTTGCTTCTTCGGAGCGCTGGGGCTTGTCGGCCGTTCGGTGATTGTCTCCGTACTGCGCAAGGGAACGATGCAGCTGTATGCCAGATTAGCTTTGGCCGTGTGGGCAGGGGCGGTGGCGAGTTTATTTTCGGACAACGGATTCCCGGGCCTGCGCGGCTATCTGATCTGGATGCTGATCGGCATCGGGCTTGGAGCCGGATCATCCGCAGCGGATCGAAAGGAGGAGAGCTATGGAGCAGTCCAACGTGAAGTCGTTCCCCGGCAGGAACGTATTCAGCACGTTCGGCCGATTCGCCAGAAGTAA
- a CDS encoding lipopolysaccharide biosynthesis protein: MEQSNVKSFPGRNVFSTFGRFARSKAHSSEALKTMFFSIFILLINMLTGVLTARFLGPTGRGEQTAMVNWSQFLAFCMTFGIPSALVYNAKRRSEQTGGLYATALLMGVGFGGIAMAVGILVLPMWLDSFEHDVVLFSQWSMILCPLIVISQINNAILQVRDEYRQYNRLRYLVPLTTLLMLVVLILTGTMNAHTSAIAYLLPAVPFYIAMTVRMLRIYGRQLKVSLDNFKRLFTYGLGSYGNDLMGQVSLYIDQILIAGLLNPSDLGLYAVAVSLAKMVSVFSNSIIVVLFPKASGLDKQEAVDITFRAFRISMAATLLASLALMLIAPYVLTLLYGAEFKAALSVFRLLLLQTAIGGGTMVLAQAFMALGKPKVVTLLQGLGLALVVPMLFLVVPHFGLIGAGYAMLASVLIRFIFILLNFKYTLKIKIPPLWVTRGDIQWLRKTMYSTLRKKSVNM, from the coding sequence ATGGAGCAGTCCAACGTGAAGTCGTTCCCCGGCAGGAACGTATTCAGCACGTTCGGCCGATTCGCCAGAAGTAAAGCGCACAGCTCAGAGGCGCTTAAGACGATGTTCTTCAGCATCTTTATTCTGCTGATCAACATGCTGACCGGCGTCCTCACCGCCCGGTTCCTTGGACCGACGGGACGCGGGGAGCAGACGGCTATGGTGAACTGGTCGCAATTCCTCGCCTTCTGCATGACCTTCGGGATTCCTTCGGCGCTGGTATACAACGCCAAGAGAAGGTCGGAGCAGACCGGCGGTTTATATGCGACAGCCCTGCTGATGGGCGTAGGTTTCGGCGGCATCGCGATGGCAGTCGGCATTCTGGTGCTTCCGATGTGGCTCGATTCCTTTGAGCATGATGTGGTCCTGTTCTCTCAGTGGTCCATGATTTTATGTCCCTTGATCGTCATCTCGCAGATCAACAATGCCATTCTGCAGGTCAGGGACGAATACAGGCAGTACAACAGGCTTCGTTATCTGGTGCCGCTGACCACCCTGCTGATGCTGGTGGTTCTGATCCTCACCGGTACGATGAATGCTCATACGTCGGCTATAGCTTACCTGCTGCCGGCTGTGCCGTTCTACATTGCTATGACGGTACGGATGCTCCGCATTTATGGCAGACAGCTCAAGGTCAGCCTGGACAATTTCAAACGGCTGTTCACCTATGGGTTAGGTTCTTACGGGAATGACTTGATGGGTCAGGTCTCCTTGTATATCGACCAGATTCTGATAGCCGGTCTGCTGAATCCGTCGGATTTGGGTCTTTATGCCGTAGCTGTCAGTCTGGCCAAAATGGTCAGTGTGTTCTCCAACTCCATTATCGTGGTGCTGTTTCCTAAAGCGAGCGGCCTTGATAAACAGGAGGCGGTGGATATTACCTTTCGCGCCTTCCGGATCAGTATGGCGGCCACCCTTCTGGCATCGCTCGCGCTGATGCTGATCGCGCCGTATGTATTGACCCTGCTGTATGGGGCCGAGTTTAAGGCGGCGCTTTCCGTGTTCCGGCTTCTGCTGCTGCAGACGGCAATTGGCGGAGGAACCATGGTGCTGGCCCAAGCCTTTATGGCGCTCGGCAAACCGAAGGTCGTTACGCTGCTTCAGGGGCTGGGACTGGCGCTCGTGGTGCCTATGCTGTTCCTCGTGGTGCCTCATTTCGGACTGATCGGCGCCGGATATGCGATGCTGGCTTCGGTGCTGATCCGCTTTATCTTCATTTTGCTTAACTTCAAATATACATTGAAGATCAAAATTCCGCCGCTTTGGGTTACACGCGGAGATATTCAGTGGCTGCGGAAGACGATGTATTCCACACTGCGCAAAAAATCAGTGAACATGTAG
- a CDS encoding glycosyltransferase family 2 protein codes for MHPKTVGSKENRISVVIIAQNDEQRIPDAVASCRSFADEIVVVDGGSEDGTVATAEALGCRVYENAWPGYAKQRQFGENQASYDWIFVIDTDEVVDTKLAAALFKLKPELTDPTSAYSVYRIGDFLGRWLDKGEYLVRLYNRRAYKISDSLVHEMPDVKTSKIVKLNGVLWHYGFRSINDHVNRFNKYTDLEAQTALRVRKPFRIANLLFRPPARFVQKYFLHGLYRKGVAGFAVAIFWMMYEFLACFKHYELTSARKRLDQHQPSSARKAADPEKKGETSYAVQ; via the coding sequence ATGCATCCTAAGACCGTTGGTTCAAAGGAAAATCGGATATCCGTCGTCATCATCGCCCAGAATGACGAACAACGCATCCCAGATGCTGTTGCTTCATGCCGCTCATTTGCGGATGAAATTGTCGTTGTGGATGGAGGGAGTGAAGACGGCACAGTAGCCACCGCCGAAGCGCTGGGGTGCCGCGTGTATGAGAACGCTTGGCCCGGGTATGCCAAACAGCGGCAGTTCGGTGAGAATCAAGCTTCTTATGATTGGATTTTTGTCATCGATACGGATGAGGTGGTGGACACCAAGCTGGCCGCCGCTTTGTTCAAGCTGAAACCCGAATTGACCGACCCCACCTCGGCTTATTCGGTTTACCGGATCGGAGACTTCCTGGGACGCTGGCTCGACAAAGGCGAATATCTGGTTCGCCTGTACAACCGCAGAGCCTACAAAATCTCGGATTCCCTTGTTCATGAGATGCCTGATGTGAAAACCTCCAAGATCGTAAAGCTGAACGGCGTTTTGTGGCATTACGGCTTCCGCAGCATTAACGACCATGTGAACCGTTTCAACAAATATACGGATCTGGAGGCACAGACGGCGCTGCGCGTACGCAAGCCGTTCCGGATCGCCAATCTGCTGTTCCGCCCGCCGGCCCGGTTTGTGCAGAAATATTTCCTTCACGGGCTGTACCGTAAGGGGGTAGCCGGGTTCGCCGTGGCGATCTTCTGGATGATGTACGAATTCCTGGCTTGCTTCAAACACTACGAGCTGACCTCCGCTCGCAAAAGGCTGGATCAGCATCAGCCTTCCAGCGCAAGAAAAGCAGCCGACCCGGAGAAGAAAGGGGAGACGAGTTATGCCGTACAATAA